One Alnus glutinosa chromosome 3, dhAlnGlut1.1, whole genome shotgun sequence genomic region harbors:
- the LOC133862399 gene encoding mannosyl-oligosaccharide 1,2-alpha-mannosidase MNS1 produces the protein MARSSRSSSASTKWRYCHPSYYLKRPKRLALLFIAFVCCSLLVWDRQTLVREHEIEVSKLNEEKTHLQNLLKELENTHGQLSKKEVVPDDPIDIQRREKVKEAMLHAWSSYEKYAWGQDELQPQSKSGVNSFGGLGATLVDSLDTLYIMGLDEQFQKAREWVANSLDFNKDHDASVFETTIRVVGGLLSAYDLSRDQVFLNKARDIADRLLPAWDTPSGVPYNIINLVHGRPHNPGWTGGESILADSGTEQLEFIALSQRTGDPKYQQKVENVILQLNQTFPANGLLPIFVDPHRGTAMHSTITFGAMGDSFYEYLLKVWIQGNRTSAVKHYREMWETSMKGLLSLIRRTTPSSFAYICEKNGDSLSDKMDELACFAPGMLALGSSGYGPDESQKFLSLAEELAWTCYNFYQSTPTKLAGENYLFRPGGDMSVGTSWNILRPETVESLFYLWRVTGNKTYQEWGWNIFQAFEKNSRIDSGYVGLKDVNTGVKDNMMQSFFLAETLKYLYLLFSPSSVISLDEWVFNTEAHPLRIVTRHDGESFGKSDGKPKPIVRLGGRKEGRAG, from the exons ATAGAAGTTTCCAAGTTAAATGAAGAAAAGACCCATCTGCAGAATTTG TTGAAAGAGCTAGAGAATACACATGGTCAGCTTTCCAAGAAAGAGGTTGTTCCAGATGATCCAATTGACATTCAGCGAAGAGAGAAAGTTAAAGAAGCAATGCTTCACGCCTGGAGTTCATACGAGAAATATGCATGGGGCCAAGATGAACTTCAG CCACAGTCGAAGAGTGGTGTAAATAGCTTTGGTGGTCTTGGAGCCACTCTAGTAGACTCACTTGATACATTATACATCATGGGTCTTGATGAGCAATTCCAGAAAGCTAGAGA GTGGGTTGCAAATTCATTGGATTTTAACAAGGATCATGATGCTAGCGTTTTTGAGACAACCATAAG AGTTGTAGGCGGACTTCTTAGTGCATATGATCTTTCAAGGGACCAAGTCTTCCTCAATAAGGCTAGAGACATTGCAGATAGATTGCTGCCTGCATGGGATACACCTTCTGGGGTTCCTTATAACATAATCAACTTGGTACATGGAAGGCCACACAACCCTGGATGGACCGGG GGTGAAAGTATCCTGGCAGATTCTGGGACAGAGCAGCTGGAGTTTATTGCTCTATCTCAAAGAACAGGAGACCCCAAGTATCAGCAGAAG GTGGAGAACGTTATACTACAGCTTAATCAAACTTTTCCTGCAAATGGTTTGCTTCCTATCTTTGTTGATCCTCACAGAGGAACTGCAATGCACTCAACCATAACCTTTGGTGCTATGGGCGACAG CTTTTATGAATACTTGCTCAAAGTCTGGATACAGGGGAATAGAACTTCAGCTGTGAAGCATTATAG AGAAATGTGGGAGACATCAATGAAAGGTCTGTTAAGCTTGATTAGGAGAACAACACCATCATCATTTGCGTATATTTGCGAGAAGAATGGTGATTCTCTGTCAGACAAG ATGGATGAATTAGCCTGCTTTGCTCCAGGAATGCTGGCTTTAGGATCGTCTGGTTATGGTCCGGATGAGTCTCAAAAATTCTTATCACTTGCAGAAGAG CTGGCCTGGACCTGCTACAACTTCTATCAGTCAACACCAACAAAATTAGCTGGAGAGAATTATTTATTTCGTCCTGGGGGG GACATGAGTGTGGGTACATCATGGAACATTTTGAGACCTGAGACGGTTGAATCACTCTTTTACCTCTGGCGTGTTACTGGGAACAAGACATACCAAGAGTGGGGTTGGAATATATTTCAAGCATTTGAGAAGAATTCCCGCATAGACTCTGGATATGTCGGACTGAAAGAT GTTAATACTGGTGTCAAGGACAATATGATGCAAAGCTTCTTTCTTGCAGAGACTCTCAAgtatctctatcttcttttTTCACCTTCTTCAGTCATCTCATTAGATGAATGGGTTTTCAACACAGAAGCTCATCCTTTGAGAATTGTGACCCGACATGATGGGGAAAGTTTTGGAAAATCAGATGGGAAACCTAAACCAATTGTTAGATTAGGTGGCAGGAAAGAAGGTCGAGCCGGTTAA
- the LOC133863261 gene encoding uncharacterized protein LOC133863261: MVPMDLKELKIQLQELLDKGFIYPSSSPWGAFMLFVNKKDESMRMCINYQELNKEEGGIHLEKTLERLQQEQLYAKLEKCEFWLGSMSFLGHVIFREWVLVDLEKVKVVVEWGKLTSVHKFWSFLGLTEGFELEAEKVVGIDQDYDCKINYHRGKANVDADALSKKSTIELATIGISQPQLIMELKRLKLEVVGKGIPALLSSMVIQPKLLKMIKIGQIDDPEC, encoded by the exons ATGGTGCCAATGGATCTTAAGGAGTTGAAGATCCAATTGCAGGAATTACTCGACAAGGGTTTTATCTACCCGAGTTCATCACCATGGGGAGCATTCATGTTGTTCGTTAATAAGAAGGATGAATCAATGAGGATGTGCATCAATTATCAAGAGCTAAATAAG GAGGAGGGCGGAATTCACCTAGAAAAAACTCTGGAGAGGCTTCAACAAGAACAACTTTACGCCAAACTCGAGAAGTGTGAGTTTTGGCTAGGTAGCATGTCCTTCCTTGGACATGTGATCTTTAGAGAATGGGTATTGGTAGACCTTGAAAAGGTAAAGGTGGTGGTTGAATGGGGAAAGCTGACCAGCGTACACAAATTTTGGAGTTTCTTAGGACTTACTG AAGGATTTGAACTTGAGGCAGAGAAGGTGGTTGGAATTGATCAAGATTATGATTGCAAAATAAATTACCACCGAGGTAAAGCCAATGTGGATGCCGACGCATTGagcaaaaaatcaacaattgagCTTGCCACTATTGGGATTTCTCAACCTCAGTTGATAATGGAGCTCAAGAGGTTGAAGTTGGAAGTCGTTGGCAAAGGCATACCTGCACTTCTATCCAGCATGGTGATTCAACCAAAATTGCTAAAGATGATTAAGATTGGTCAGATTGATGATCCAGAGTGTTAA